One genomic window of Halovivax cerinus includes the following:
- a CDS encoding DUF7344 domain-containing protein: MLGTHQQTSRIDPQEIHDILRNSRRRNVIKHLESQLTPVSVRELSERIAEIETSESPAPRNVRESVYNSLHQTHLPKLDAVGVIRYDEDRKTVELREPARQVDVYMEVVTRYGFTWAGYYRTLGVLALVTIVATTVEVSPLSPVPTVLCASAFLLVFAASTAYQLWTHRWFYLRSLVANVSPASDDLGNE; encoded by the coding sequence ATGTTAGGGACACACCAGCAGACGAGTCGCATCGATCCGCAGGAGATTCACGACATCCTGCGCAACAGCCGTCGGCGTAACGTGATCAAACACCTCGAGAGTCAGCTCACGCCGGTCTCGGTGCGAGAGCTCTCCGAACGGATCGCCGAGATCGAGACCAGCGAGTCGCCGGCCCCGCGGAACGTCCGCGAGAGCGTCTACAACTCGCTCCACCAGACACACCTGCCGAAGCTCGACGCGGTCGGCGTGATCCGGTACGACGAGGACCGAAAGACGGTCGAACTGCGCGAACCGGCGAGACAGGTCGACGTCTACATGGAGGTCGTCACACGCTACGGGTTCACCTGGGCAGGGTACTATCGAACGCTCGGCGTCCTCGCACTGGTCACCATCGTCGCGACGACCGTCGAGGTCTCCCCGCTCTCGCCGGTCCCCACAGTCCTCTGTGCGAGCGCGTTCCTGCTCGTCTTCGCCGCCTCGACCGCGTACCAGCTCTGGACGCACCGGTGGTTCTACCTCCGGTCGCTGGTGGCGAACGTCTCGCCCGCGAGCGACGACCTCGGGAACGAGTGA
- a CDS encoding signal peptidase I, which translates to MTPSDGDSPADTAAEHASRETDDVRSRPLGGNRSQPDAVNRSQSADGDGVRSADAPPQRSTVEERRSGEPISERAVDVGRRLVDRTGSVLAGRSGATRDGDPRSVAVDAVRSRVADLSWRQVGHAVGVLVLIAIVLPFVIYAVPQVVGADQSYVVLSGSMEPAIETGDAIVVDSVDPAAIDDGDIITFDRTETTPPTTHRVLDVTQQDGELAYETKGDANEDPDQELVVASQVRGRVVSIGGQPFTLPFVGTVVSIVGTRVGFVALVVVPIVALVLSEAYDLVSDGDAQEGDSTRRTDITESSPRTGPGAVAAVSAAGAASPSEPPVASGDAAPSESTAPGASDQVASEAWMTIRPADLGLALVALAAFLVYCVWVVYDQYATAGTIEPWAMGVTAGVATALFLLGTMYVRHRQQDDSSSKGSHRRPDDRAPRVSATGPAGGRSVESLTHRDTGRAESGVGLRSGIADASVASTTLQPSSGERSVEDLITEPVADGTEPVSTIDTGEPRPTTDDADRWPVTDDADRRRADSDPHRGLGADSGRGRSRNAATATGRTEAVGSEPVDGTGSSTGRTSFARGVHSGSGTVDLRAAEAALDGRALNDGQAAFAQVRKHVASDGTDRPDSDQEHHPDTTTRDGPPTHDGGWSEAGDRPEPNTGDRDA; encoded by the coding sequence ATGACGCCGTCGGACGGTGACTCCCCGGCCGATACCGCGGCGGAACACGCTTCGCGAGAGACGGACGATGTGCGATCGCGACCCCTCGGCGGGAACCGATCGCAGCCCGATGCCGTGAACCGATCGCAGTCCGCCGACGGGGACGGAGTACGTTCCGCCGACGCGCCCCCGCAACGGTCGACGGTCGAGGAGCGACGATCGGGGGAGCCCATCTCGGAGCGTGCGGTCGACGTCGGGCGGCGGCTCGTCGATCGAACCGGGTCGGTGCTCGCGGGCCGATCCGGGGCCACCCGAGATGGGGACCCGAGATCGGTCGCTGTCGACGCCGTCCGCTCCCGTGTGGCCGATCTCTCGTGGCGACAGGTTGGACACGCCGTCGGCGTCCTGGTACTGATCGCGATCGTCCTCCCGTTCGTCATCTACGCCGTTCCACAGGTCGTCGGCGCCGATCAGAGTTACGTCGTCCTCTCGGGGAGTATGGAGCCGGCGATCGAGACTGGCGACGCCATCGTGGTCGACTCGGTCGATCCAGCGGCGATCGACGACGGCGACATCATCACGTTCGACCGGACCGAGACGACCCCGCCGACGACACATCGCGTCCTGGACGTCACCCAGCAGGACGGTGAACTGGCCTACGAGACGAAAGGGGACGCGAACGAGGATCCGGACCAGGAACTCGTGGTGGCCTCACAGGTCCGTGGTCGGGTCGTCTCCATCGGCGGGCAGCCGTTTACCCTGCCGTTCGTCGGCACCGTCGTCTCGATCGTCGGGACGCGTGTCGGCTTCGTCGCCCTCGTCGTCGTCCCGATCGTCGCTCTCGTCCTCTCCGAGGCGTACGACCTCGTCTCCGACGGGGACGCTCAGGAGGGTGACTCGACGCGCCGCACAGATATCACCGAGTCGTCACCTCGCACCGGGCCGGGCGCCGTGGCCGCCGTCTCTGCGGCTGGTGCCGCATCGCCGTCGGAACCACCAGTCGCATCGGGCGACGCTGCGCCATCGGAATCGACTGCCCCCGGAGCGTCGGACCAGGTCGCGTCGGAGGCCTGGATGACGATACGGCCAGCAGACCTCGGACTCGCCCTCGTCGCCCTCGCCGCGTTTTTGGTCTACTGCGTCTGGGTGGTCTACGATCAGTACGCGACCGCCGGGACGATCGAACCGTGGGCGATGGGCGTGACGGCCGGCGTGGCGACTGCGCTCTTCTTGCTGGGGACGATGTACGTACGCCATCGGCAGCAAGACGACTCGTCGTCGAAGGGGTCCCACCGACGCCCCGACGACCGGGCTCCTCGGGTGTCGGCCACCGGACCTGCCGGCGGTCGATCGGTCGAGTCACTCACGCACCGTGACACGGGACGTGCCGAATCGGGCGTCGGCCTCCGGAGCGGAATTGCAGACGCGTCCGTAGCGTCCACGACACTCCAACCGTCGTCGGGGGAACGGTCCGTCGAGGACCTGATCACCGAACCGGTCGCCGATGGGACGGAGCCCGTGTCGACCATCGATACCGGAGAACCCCGTCCGACGACCGACGACGCCGATCGCTGGCCGGTGACCGACGACGCCGATCGCCGGCGGGCGGATTCCGATCCACATCGGGGGCTGGGAGCCGATTCCGGGCGCGGCCGGTCGAGGAACGCAGCTACCGCCACGGGACGGACCGAAGCGGTCGGCTCCGAACCGGTAGACGGGACCGGATCGAGTACCGGTCGGACGTCGTTCGCGCGCGGGGTCCACTCCGGTTCCGGAACGGTCGACCTGCGTGCCGCCGAGGCGGCGCTCGACGGTCGCGCGCTCAACGATGGACAGGCGGCGTTTGCGCAGGTACGAAAACACGTTGCGTCCGACGGAACCGACCGACCGGATAGCGACCAGGAACACCACCCCGACACGACGACCCGTGATGGGCCGCCGACCCACGACGGCGGGTGGTCCGAGGCCGGGGACCGGCCGGAGCCGAACACGGGTGATCGGGATGCGTAG
- a CDS encoding thiolase family protein → MPPTPVIAKAVRTPQGKDGGVFADVRSEDLSIPLIDHILEETGLTGEDVDDLMWGVAGQRDEQDNNLARVLSLLSDLGEGVPGTTINRWCASSMQAVMSASDAIRADQRDCIIAGGVENMSRVPMQGADRALHPRLTEEYVITDLMMGMTAEEVAERYDVSREAQDEYAATSQQRAVEATEEGRFDEQIVPIETEEGTITEDEGLRPGTTAEKLAELPPVFTGDGSVTAGNSSQISDGAAALLVTSEAFADEHDLEVLAEVGDNNVAGVDPTVMGIGPVPATRGLLERTGRDIDDYDLVELNEAFASQTVYARDELGIDPEIYNVNGGAIAIGHPLGASGARLPVTLIHELARRGGGRGLATLCVGFGQGAAIDFVVR, encoded by the coding sequence ATGCCACCGACGCCAGTCATCGCGAAGGCGGTCCGAACGCCGCAAGGGAAAGACGGCGGCGTGTTCGCCGACGTCCGGAGCGAGGATCTCTCGATTCCGTTGATCGACCACATCCTCGAGGAGACCGGGCTCACGGGCGAGGACGTCGACGACCTCATGTGGGGGGTCGCCGGCCAGCGGGACGAACAGGACAACAACCTGGCCCGGGTGCTCTCGCTCCTCTCGGACCTCGGCGAGGGCGTTCCGGGGACGACGATCAACCGCTGGTGTGCCTCCTCGATGCAGGCGGTGATGTCCGCGTCGGACGCGATCCGGGCGGACCAGCGCGACTGTATCATCGCCGGCGGCGTCGAGAACATGTCACGCGTCCCGATGCAGGGCGCCGACCGGGCGCTCCACCCGCGCCTCACCGAGGAGTACGTCATCACCGACCTGATGATGGGGATGACTGCCGAGGAAGTCGCCGAGCGCTACGATGTCTCCCGGGAAGCACAGGACGAGTACGCCGCGACGAGCCAGCAGCGCGCGGTCGAGGCCACCGAGGAGGGGCGCTTCGACGAGCAGATCGTCCCGATCGAGACCGAGGAGGGGACGATCACCGAGGACGAAGGACTACGCCCGGGCACCACGGCCGAGAAGCTGGCCGAACTCCCGCCGGTCTTCACCGGCGACGGCTCCGTCACCGCCGGTAACTCCTCACAGATCTCCGACGGTGCCGCCGCGCTCCTCGTCACGAGCGAGGCGTTCGCCGACGAACACGATCTGGAGGTCTTGGCCGAAGTCGGCGACAACAACGTCGCCGGCGTCGACCCGACGGTGATGGGCATCGGTCCCGTTCCCGCCACCCGCGGCCTCCTCGAACGAACCGGCCGCGACATCGACGACTACGACCTCGTCGAACTAAACGAGGCCTTCGCCAGCCAGACCGTCTACGCGCGCGACGAACTCGGTATCGACCCCGAGATCTACAACGTCAACGGCGGCGCCATCGCCATCGGCCACCCGCTCGGGGCGTCCGGCGCCCGCTTGCCGGTCACGCTGATCCACGAACTCGCCCGGCGCGGGGGCGGCCGCGGCCTCGCGACGCTCTGTGTCGGCTTCGGACAAGGTGCGGCGATCGACTTCGTGGTTCGGTGA
- a CDS encoding beta-propeller domain-containing protein — MVQQRPTFVVAVVALVVGAAVGGAVSVALSESPDPTTARGSTADWTGDGTPSLEQFDSADEFESYFAAADRRGGGWMPQTVSLDGAAVEMEESAAPAGDDGGGDSAGGNGDAGYTGTDADRSGSADARDVSGTNVQEAGIDEPDVLKTDGKSAYYAGHRFQRTGGETTIFDLADPAKPDPVATIPASGELLLVAEHDTLVVFGGDRIWGYDVSDPANPDQVWNEPLEADLETARLVDGDLLLILADRPDVGEPCSIAGYGDDAIACTEVYRPGVRTNADAVYTAARVDPATGSLESETSVVGSSYDSATYVSENAVYLTYTRSVSEYEVRSGYLLGPGAADLGFDAGTIDRLERLDAMNISDRAKAVELREIVESWVASLDEDARRDAYETMETGMAEYATSNQRELTKTGIARISLSGDLAVTDSGEVPGTPLNQWSLDEHEGHLRIATTIPGLHGADSVNDVYVLDDALEVTGSVEGLGETERIYAVRFTGDEGYVVTFRQIDPFYTLDLSDPHEPAMEGELKIPGFSTYLHPLADDGDLVLGVGEQDGNVKLSTFDVSDRETPDELDAEILDDERFSEAVQNHRAFLHDADNGAFFVPAGESSYVYSYADGDLTREAEIDIGGQGVRSMYIEDYLYVVGEDELVVLDRGSWTVENRVDL, encoded by the coding sequence ATGGTGCAACAACGTCCGACGTTCGTCGTCGCAGTCGTCGCCCTGGTCGTCGGGGCGGCCGTCGGCGGGGCGGTTTCGGTGGCCCTCTCCGAGTCGCCGGATCCGACGACCGCCCGCGGTTCGACGGCCGACTGGACCGGTGACGGAACGCCGTCCCTCGAACAGTTCGACTCCGCGGACGAGTTCGAATCGTACTTCGCAGCGGCCGACCGGAGGGGCGGTGGCTGGATGCCCCAGACCGTCTCGCTCGACGGCGCCGCCGTCGAGATGGAGGAGTCGGCCGCCCCCGCCGGGGACGACGGCGGCGGGGACAGTGCCGGTGGGAACGGGGATGCGGGCTACACTGGGACCGATGCAGACCGATCGGGTAGTGCTGACGCCCGCGACGTCTCCGGGACGAACGTCCAGGAGGCCGGTATCGACGAACCCGACGTGCTGAAGACCGACGGCAAGTCGGCGTACTACGCCGGCCACCGGTTCCAGCGGACCGGGGGCGAGACGACCATCTTCGACCTCGCCGACCCGGCGAAGCCCGACCCCGTGGCGACGATCCCCGCCTCAGGCGAACTGTTGCTGGTCGCCGAACACGACACGCTCGTCGTCTTCGGTGGCGATCGCATCTGGGGCTACGACGTGAGCGACCCCGCGAACCCGGACCAGGTCTGGAACGAACCGCTCGAGGCCGACCTGGAGACCGCCCGACTCGTCGATGGCGACCTGCTACTGATACTCGCCGACCGGCCCGACGTCGGGGAGCCGTGTTCGATCGCCGGCTACGGCGACGACGCGATCGCGTGTACCGAGGTGTACCGTCCCGGCGTTCGGACGAACGCAGACGCCGTCTATACGGCCGCTCGCGTCGACCCGGCGACCGGCTCGCTCGAGTCGGAGACCAGCGTCGTCGGCTCGTCGTACGACTCCGCGACGTACGTCTCGGAGAACGCGGTCTACCTCACGTACACGCGTTCTGTCTCCGAGTACGAGGTACGTTCGGGCTACCTGCTGGGTCCTGGCGCGGCCGACCTCGGATTCGACGCCGGGACGATCGACCGGCTGGAACGTCTGGACGCGATGAACATCTCGGACCGGGCGAAGGCGGTCGAACTCCGCGAGATCGTCGAGTCCTGGGTCGCGAGTCTCGACGAGGACGCGCGCCGCGATGCGTACGAGACCATGGAGACTGGGATGGCCGAGTACGCCACGTCGAACCAGCGCGAACTGACGAAAACCGGCATCGCGCGGATCTCGCTGTCGGGCGATCTCGCGGTGACCGACAGCGGCGAGGTACCCGGGACGCCGCTCAACCAGTGGTCGCTCGACGAACACGAGGGCCACCTCCGGATCGCGACGACTATCCCGGGTCTCCACGGCGCCGACTCGGTGAACGACGTCTACGTTCTCGACGACGCCCTCGAGGTCACGGGCTCCGTCGAGGGACTCGGCGAGACCGAGCGGATCTACGCCGTCCGCTTTACGGGCGACGAGGGCTACGTCGTCACCTTCCGTCAGATCGATCCGTTCTACACGCTCGACCTCTCCGACCCGCACGAGCCGGCCATGGAGGGCGAGCTCAAGATCCCCGGGTTCTCGACGTACCTCCACCCCCTCGCCGACGACGGCGACCTCGTCCTCGGCGTGGGTGAACAAGACGGCAACGTCAAACTCTCCACGTTCGACGTGAGCGATCGCGAGACCCCCGACGAACTCGACGCGGAGATACTCGACGACGAGCGCTTCTCCGAGGCCGTCCAGAACCACCGGGCGTTCCTCCACGACGCCGACAACGGGGCGTTCTTCGTCCCGGCCGGAGAGTCGAGCTACGTCTACTCCTACGCCGACGGCGACCTGACGCGCGAAGCCGAGATCGACATCGGCGGGCAGGGCGTGCGCTCGATGTACATCGAGGACTACCTCTACGTCGTCGGTGAGGACGAACTCGTCGTCCTCGACCGTGGGAGCTGGACGGTCGAGAACAGGGTCGATCTGTAA
- a CDS encoding ATP-binding protein produces the protein MTGSRDVSFEAVERIVDGAPFANAIVDSTFEVRHCNRRWVDAVEASGVESVIGTSVLEYLPPRERPRAKSRFDRVVDTGESVPERSYDFVTGTGVTKSATGSIAPLPGDDCVLVMLRDVTRRDETERELATRSRQIEGLHNAAIRINASTDAREVCERIVTAIEDVLNMERCMVGLIEDGRLVRGAASAGFPSDGYIEPTIDEQDVLAIRAYERDEAIRLDDGDEHPVMRDDYPWKSIIFVPISDYGVIQTPSESTYAFDETDVELVSIVAAHSEEALRRIERERELAERSSELETLKAVYSRVLRHNLRNSFTVIKGHATAARERARRYDDDQLQSATEGLIEVAETMLAHAEKTRVIDDVMESRETTRHRLASVVAEAVERVESDHPGARIAVESVPDDRFVTAHPKLSIAISNAVENAVVHTDDPVSVTVSAAVDEADETASIVVEDTGAGIPPAEITPVREHTEEPLAHGSGVGFWLMSFLMRVSDGDLSIENTAKGSRVALTLPLVESV, from the coding sequence GTGACGGGTTCCCGGGACGTGTCGTTCGAGGCCGTCGAACGAATAGTCGACGGCGCTCCGTTCGCCAACGCGATCGTGGATTCGACGTTCGAGGTTCGTCACTGCAATCGTCGGTGGGTCGACGCCGTCGAGGCGAGCGGGGTCGAGTCGGTGATCGGGACGTCCGTCCTCGAGTACCTTCCGCCGCGAGAACGACCGCGAGCGAAATCTCGCTTCGACCGTGTCGTCGACACCGGCGAGTCGGTTCCCGAACGATCGTACGACTTCGTCACCGGGACCGGCGTCACGAAGTCGGCCACCGGTTCGATCGCACCGCTACCCGGAGACGACTGCGTGCTGGTGATGTTGCGAGACGTCACCCGACGCGACGAGACGGAACGTGAGCTGGCGACGCGCAGCCGTCAGATAGAGGGGCTGCACAACGCGGCGATTCGGATCAACGCGAGCACCGACGCCCGAGAGGTCTGTGAACGCATCGTCACGGCGATCGAAGACGTCCTGAACATGGAGCGATGTATGGTTGGGCTGATCGAGGATGGACGACTGGTGCGTGGCGCTGCATCGGCGGGATTTCCGTCGGACGGGTACATCGAACCGACGATCGACGAGCAGGACGTTCTGGCCATCCGGGCCTACGAACGGGACGAAGCGATCCGGCTCGACGACGGCGACGAACACCCCGTCATGCGGGACGACTACCCCTGGAAATCGATCATCTTCGTCCCGATCAGCGACTACGGCGTCATCCAGACGCCATCCGAGTCGACGTACGCGTTCGACGAGACGGACGTCGAACTCGTCTCCATCGTCGCCGCCCACAGCGAGGAGGCATTGCGTCGCATCGAGCGAGAGCGGGAACTCGCCGAGCGCTCGTCGGAACTCGAGACGCTCAAGGCGGTGTACAGTCGCGTGCTCCGGCACAATCTCCGGAACTCGTTCACCGTGATCAAGGGGCACGCGACGGCGGCCCGCGAGCGGGCGCGCCGGTACGACGACGACCAGTTGCAGTCGGCGACGGAGGGCCTGATCGAGGTGGCCGAGACGATGCTCGCGCACGCGGAGAAGACGCGGGTGATCGACGACGTGATGGAGAGCCGGGAGACGACGCGACACCGCCTCGCGTCGGTCGTCGCCGAGGCCGTCGAGCGCGTCGAATCGGATCACCCCGGCGCCCGGATCGCGGTCGAATCGGTCCCCGACGATCGGTTCGTCACCGCCCATCCGAAGCTCTCGATCGCGATCTCGAACGCGGTCGAGAACGCCGTCGTCCACACCGACGATCCCGTGTCGGTGACGGTCTCTGCCGCGGTGGACGAGGCCGACGAGACCGCGTCGATCGTCGTCGAGGACACGGGGGCGGGGATCCCGCCGGCCGAGATCACGCCGGTGCGAGAACACACCGAGGAGCCGCTCGCTCACGGTAGCGGCGTCGGGTTCTGGCTCATGTCGTTCCTGATGCGCGTCAGCGACGGCGATCTGTCGATCGAGAACACGGCGAAAGGCTCGCGCGTGGCGCTGACGCTACCGCTCGTCGAGTCGGTGTGA
- a CDS encoding vWA domain-containing protein: protein MTNDGINLTRRKILGSIAAVGAAGAGAGLGTTAYFSDGESFDDNTVSAGELDLLLDYQVTYHGGPGRLDAIEAMGYDDVEDLGDGHYLLEEVPDTGEIEDWDEYVLENGFCAPDAREQLINGDEVAPIHLSDVKPGDSGCLTTSLHLCDNPSYVWLDGELTVNDDNGLTDPESEVDDTGGEGEGELADAIQTRVWYDENCDCELDQEGTGEPVDVCLVLDRSGSMAGSMGGMRDAAKGLVDELDESVANVGLVSYSTSATLDQGLTSTHADVKSAVDGLSANGQTHITDGVETAQDELENGANARSGARKIMVVMSDGEHNQAGDPIVAADLAKDAGTEVFTVAFGDANEYTLQSMASDPWDAHFFEAADEDELIEVFGEIGQVIAGERLIFEGSLAELMSLLSTDSGIPLDGDRETNYAEIENGSADDGVDDGREPFQPGQTHCIGLSWELPIDVGNEVQSDTVGFDVGFYAEQARHNDGAGV, encoded by the coding sequence ATGACAAACGACGGAATAAACCTGACGAGACGGAAGATTCTGGGAAGTATCGCCGCGGTCGGTGCCGCCGGCGCCGGTGCCGGACTCGGGACGACGGCGTACTTCAGCGACGGCGAATCGTTCGACGACAACACGGTCTCGGCCGGCGAGCTCGACCTCTTGCTCGACTACCAGGTCACCTACCACGGCGGCCCGGGTCGCCTCGACGCGATCGAGGCGATGGGCTACGACGACGTCGAGGACCTCGGTGACGGTCACTACCTCCTGGAGGAGGTTCCGGACACCGGGGAGATCGAGGACTGGGACGAGTACGTCCTGGAGAACGGCTTCTGCGCCCCGGACGCGCGCGAACAACTGATCAACGGCGACGAAGTCGCGCCGATCCACCTCTCCGACGTCAAACCCGGCGATTCGGGCTGTCTCACGACGAGCCTGCACCTCTGTGACAACCCGAGCTACGTCTGGCTCGACGGCGAGTTGACGGTCAACGACGACAACGGCCTCACCGATCCCGAGTCCGAGGTCGACGACACGGGTGGCGAGGGCGAGGGCGAACTGGCGGACGCCATCCAGACGCGCGTCTGGTACGACGAGAACTGCGACTGCGAACTGGACCAGGAGGGCACCGGCGAACCGGTCGACGTCTGTCTCGTCCTCGACCGATCCGGCTCCATGGCGGGATCGATGGGCGGCATGCGCGACGCGGCGAAGGGACTGGTCGACGAACTCGACGAGTCGGTCGCCAACGTCGGCCTCGTGAGCTACTCCACGTCGGCGACGCTCGATCAGGGGTTGACGAGCACGCACGCCGACGTCAAATCGGCGGTCGACGGCCTCTCGGCGAACGGCCAGACCCACATCACCGACGGCGTCGAGACCGCACAGGACGAACTGGAAAACGGCGCGAACGCCCGAAGCGGGGCGCGAAAGATCATGGTCGTGATGTCCGACGGCGAACACAACCAGGCCGGCGACCCGATCGTCGCCGCCGATCTCGCCAAGGACGCCGGGACCGAGGTCTTCACGGTCGCCTTCGGTGACGCGAACGAGTACACGCTCCAGTCCATGGCCAGCGACCCCTGGGACGCCCACTTCTTCGAGGCCGCCGACGAGGACGAACTCATCGAGGTCTTCGGAGAGATCGGCCAGGTTATCGCCGGAGAACGCCTCATCTTCGAGGGCTCGCTCGCCGAACTGATGTCGCTCCTCTCGACGGACAGCGGCATCCCGTTAGACGGCGACCGCGAGACGAACTACGCGGAGATCGAAAACGGATCGGCGGACGACGGCGTGGACGACGGCCGCGAGCCGTTCCAGCCCGGCCAGACCCACTGCATTGGACTCAGCTGGGAACTTCCGATCGACGTCGGAAACGAGGTCCAGTCCGATACCGTCGGGTTCGACGTCGGGTTCTACGCCGAACAGGCCCGACACAACGACGGCGCCGGCGTGTAA
- a CDS encoding Zn-dependent hydrolase, with protein sequence MTVEQDRLRADIEANATFGAVETEAGHGRTVYAGTEANRRARDRLVERMEDADLDVVVDPVGTILGVWTPPTADPDAAPVVAGSHLDSVPQGGIFDGPLGVYAALEAVRSLQAREVAVERPIGVVSFTEEEGARFGGGMLGSAVATGQRRVEDALALEDDEGVTLADALDGIGYRGETAIDASEWDAFLELHVEQDTRLEAADVPAGIVTTITGIAQADARFDGEANHAGATPMDARRDALAAASEFVLAVEEAGRTEADAGDNTAVATVGSAAVAPNGTNVVPGAVDLGVDVRDVERGSMERIFARLDDALDSIADERLVDTSFERVLDVDPAPMSDRCRDALESGAEAAGVETMAMHSGAAHDAMRVSRVTDAGMLFAPSRDGLSHNPREWTDWADCAAATRVLERAIGVLGSAE encoded by the coding sequence ATGACCGTCGAACAGGACCGACTTCGGGCGGACATCGAGGCGAACGCGACGTTCGGAGCGGTCGAGACCGAAGCGGGGCACGGCCGGACGGTGTACGCGGGAACGGAGGCCAATCGACGGGCGCGAGACCGACTCGTCGAACGAATGGAAGACGCAGATCTCGACGTCGTCGTCGATCCTGTCGGGACTATTCTCGGCGTCTGGACGCCACCGACGGCGGATCCGGACGCCGCCCCAGTCGTCGCGGGCAGCCACCTCGATTCGGTGCCGCAGGGCGGCATCTTCGACGGCCCGCTCGGCGTCTACGCGGCCCTCGAGGCGGTCAGATCGCTGCAGGCGCGCGAGGTCGCCGTCGAGCGGCCGATCGGCGTCGTCTCGTTCACCGAGGAGGAGGGCGCCCGCTTCGGCGGCGGCATGCTCGGGTCCGCGGTCGCGACCGGACAGCGACGCGTCGAGGACGCGCTCGCGCTCGAAGACGACGAGGGGGTGACGCTCGCCGACGCCCTCGACGGGATCGGCTACCGCGGCGAGACGGCGATCGACGCGAGTGAGTGGGACGCCTTCCTCGAACTGCACGTCGAACAGGACACGCGCCTCGAGGCCGCGGACGTTCCCGCCGGGATCGTGACGACGATCACGGGCATCGCCCAGGCCGACGCACGGTTCGATGGGGAGGCGAACCACGCCGGGGCGACGCCCATGGACGCGCGCCGCGACGCCCTCGCCGCCGCCAGCGAGTTCGTCCTGGCAGTCGAGGAAGCGGGGCGGACCGAGGCCGACGCGGGCGACAACACGGCCGTCGCGACCGTAGGATCGGCCGCAGTGGCGCCCAACGGGACGAACGTCGTCCCCGGCGCGGTCGACCTGGGCGTCGACGTCCGCGACGTGGAGCGGGGGTCGATGGAACGCATCTTCGCACGACTCGACGACGCGCTCGACAGTATCGCCGACGAACGGCTCGTCGACACGTCCTTCGAACGCGTCCTCGACGTGGACCCAGCGCCGATGAGCGACCGCTGTCGAGACGCGCTCGAATCCGGTGCGGAGGCGGCGGGGGTCGAGACGATGGCGATGCACTCGGGTGCCGCACACGACGCGATGCGCGTCTCACGGGTGACCGACGCCGGAATGCTCTTTGCCCCCTCGCGCGACGGGCTCTCGCACAACCCGCGCGAGTGGACCGACTGGGCCGACTGCGCGGCGGCGACGCGGGTGCTAGAACGGGCGATTGGCGTCCTCGGCTCCGCGGAATAA
- a CDS encoding SipW-dependent-type signal peptide-containing protein, with protein sequence MTDGYDLSRRKVLAGLGTIGVAGAAAGAGTTAYFSDGETFEDNSVQAGTFSMDVELLDLDGAVDQDGMGPDEDDWYGEADGDSGLVGAPIQIGDLKPGDTYRFCWCIRVYDNPGVVRAFVPSDSVTNQTGAEAGVVDADDIHDIDSNDEFETLLGSEHVTVEKDLYVCEVEEDELVGDKLKETVSYEPDQGGDYDWDGGLGNFVSSLWDEENSRQDGVPIGSHDGVGHRADGNLDQGRADYVLIGDDGDGNPVDGADYPAVAVCAEISVAEEAGNELQGAQLGFDLEFLAEQARHNDYPFAGMATRPRVDEIPWDDPAELPIPDPYW encoded by the coding sequence ATGACAGACGGATACGACCTCTCCAGGCGGAAAGTGCTCGCGGGACTCGGGACGATCGGCGTCGCGGGTGCTGCCGCCGGGGCGGGAACGACGGCGTACTTCAGCGACGGCGAAACGTTCGAAGACAACTCGGTCCAGGCGGGGACGTTCTCGATGGACGTCGAGCTGCTAGACCTAGACGGGGCCGTCGACCAGGACGGGATGGGTCCCGACGAGGACGACTGGTACGGGGAAGCCGACGGCGACAGCGGGCTCGTGGGCGCGCCCATCCAGATCGGCGACCTGAAACCGGGCGACACCTACCGATTCTGCTGGTGTATCCGGGTCTACGACAACCCGGGCGTCGTGCGGGCGTTCGTCCCCTCGGACTCGGTGACGAACCAGACGGGCGCCGAGGCGGGCGTGGTCGACGCAGACGACATCCACGATATCGACTCGAACGACGAGTTCGAGACCCTGCTGGGCTCGGAGCACGTAACGGTGGAGAAGGACCTCTACGTCTGCGAGGTCGAGGAGGACGAGCTCGTCGGTGACAAGCTCAAAGAGACCGTCTCGTACGAACCCGACCAGGGCGGCGACTACGACTGGGACGGCGGCCTCGGCAACTTCGTCTCCAGCCTCTGGGACGAGGAGAACTCCCGCCAGGACGGCGTGCCGATCGGCTCGCACGACGGCGTCGGCCATCGCGCGGACGGCAATCTGGACCAGGGTCGCGCCGATTACGTCCTGATCGGAGACGACGGCGACGGCAATCCAGTCGACGGCGCCGATTACCCGGCCGTCGCGGTCTGTGCCGAGATTTCCGTCGCCGAGGAAGCCGGCAACGAACTGCAGGGTGCCCAGCTCGGCTTCGACCTGGAGTTCCTCGCCGAGCAGGCGCGGCACAACGACTACCCGTTCGCGGGGATGGCGACGCGCCCGCGCGTCGACGAGATTCCGTGGGACGATCCGGCGGAACTGCCGATTCCGGATCCGTACTGGTAA